The segment GAAGCAAGCGAGCGTCTCGCGGGTGATGTCGTTCGGCAGTTCGTGCAGGTGATAGCCGACCGCCAGCTTGGCGGCGATCTTGGCGATGGGGAAGCCGGTCGCCTTTGACGCGAGAGCCGAGCTGCGGCTGACGCGGGGATTCATTTCGATGACGATCATCCGGTCCGATCGCGGATCGACCGCGAACTGGATGTTCGAGCCGCCGGTTTCGACGCCGATTTCGCGGATGACGGCCAACGACGCGTCGCGCATCCGCTGGTATTCTTTGTCGCTGAGCGTTTGGGCCGGAGCGACGGTGATCGAGTCGCCGGTATGCACGCCGACCGGATCGAAGTTCTCGATCGTACAGATGATCACGACGTTGTCGGCGACGTCGCGCATCACTTCCATCTCGTATTCTTTCCAGCCGATCACCGACTCTTCGATCAACACTTCGCTGACCGGAGATTGATCAAGGCCGTTCCGCACGAGCGAGTCGAACTCTTCGCGGTTGTAGGCGATCGCCGAACCGGAACCCCCCATCGTGAAGCCGGGGCGAATCACCGCCGGCAGTCCGATCTGGTCGAGCACGGCGCGGGCTTCCTGGATCGTGTGAACCGTGCCGCCGCGGCAGACTTCGAGCCCAATCTTTTCCATCGCCGCTTTGAACTGCTCGCGTTCTTCGGCCTTGGCGATGACGGCGGCGTTGGCGCCGATCATTTCGACGCCGTACTTTGCGAGCACGCCGTGCTTGTCGAGATCCATCGCCAGGTTGAGCGCGGTCTGACCGCCAAGCGTCGGCAGCAGCGCGTCCGGACGTTCTTTGGCGATGATTTTTTCAACGACCTGCCAAGACAACGGTTCGATGTAGGTGCGATCGGCCATTTCCGGATCGGTCATGATCGTGGCCGGGTTGGAGTTCACCAACACAACCTCGTAACCTTCCTCCCGCAGCGCCTTGCACGCTTGAGTGCCGGAGTAGTCGAATTCGCAGGCCTGGCCGATAACAATCGGACCGGAACCAATGAGCAGGATTTTCTTGATGTCGTCGCGTCGCGGCACCGTCGTCCCAGTTCTGTTGAAAAAGACAAAGTGGGAAAGATCGCTCCACCCTCTGGGGGCGGTAGTTTGGGAGTAAAATCCCTCCAATTTAAACCCAGGAAAGAGCCGGGTACAAGCGGGAGGAGGAGGGGAATCTGTCGGGAATTCCCGCGAAGCGAAACTTCGCCTCCCAGCGACTCGCGCCGCTTGATCGAGCAAAGCGGAGTTAAGTTGGTTCTAGAAGCCATTGCGTGCGCGTAACGGTTTGCGGCGGCGAACATCAGAGGTTGCGACGCGGCGCGTGCGGAATACGTACCAAACGCCAAAAACGCCTGAGATTTTCCGGAAGGTCGAGTCTGTGCCGAAACGATGCCAATGGGCCGAGAGCCATCCACTGCTCAGCGCGTATCACGACCAAGAATGGGGCGTCCCGGAATATGACAGCCGAGCTCTCTGGGAAAAACTGTCGCTCGACGGCTTTCAGGCGGGACTTTCGTGGCTGACGATCTTAAGCAAACGAGATGCGTTTCGCGCCGCGTTCGCCGGCTTCGATCCCGAAAAAGTGGCCCGTTTCGGCAAGCGAGACGTCAATCGACTTCTGGCCGACGCCGGGATCGTCCGTTCGCGCGCCAAGATTGAAGCGACGATCCAGGGAGCTCGCATCTATCTAGAGATGCAAGAAGTAGGGGAGAACTTCTCCGATTTCGTCTGGGATCTGGCCGGAGGGAAGCCGATTCGCAACACCAGCGGCGTCGTACCGGCGAAGACGCCGCTCTCGGAAAAGATCTCCAAGGCGCTCAAGCAACGCGGGTTCAAATTCGTCGGACCAGTGATCGTTTATGCCTGGATGCAGGCGACCGGCATGGTCAATGATCACGCGGCCGATTGCTTTCGCCGGAAAGGGGTCGGGAAGGGATCGGATCGGCGTGGGGCGTAAAATGGCGCCTGGCGAATGGTGTTTTCTCGCCGTGGGGGTGAATTTTGTATGCGAAATTTGCTCCCAAGTTG is part of the Blastopirellula sediminis genome and harbors:
- a CDS encoding DNA-3-methyladenine glycosylase I → MPKRCQWAESHPLLSAYHDQEWGVPEYDSRALWEKLSLDGFQAGLSWLTILSKRDAFRAAFAGFDPEKVARFGKRDVNRLLADAGIVRSRAKIEATIQGARIYLEMQEVGENFSDFVWDLAGGKPIRNTSGVVPAKTPLSEKISKALKQRGFKFVGPVIVYAWMQATGMVNDHAADCFRRKGVGKGSDRRGA